The genomic interval TCGAGCGTGAATTCCTCGGCCCGCTCCCCCACCACCACCTCGGTGCCGGCCAGGCGGGCGATGTGGCCGTGCAGGGCGTAGGTCGGCTCGAACACGGCGGCCCGGCGGCCGGCGCCCCCGTAGGTGAGGCACAGGGTCTGGAGCACCTCGTTGGAGCCGTTGGCGGCGAACACCTGCTCGGGCTCGACGCCGTGGAGGGCCGCGAGCGCTTCCCGCAGCACCCGGTACCCACGGTCGGGGTAGCGGTGCCAGCGGACGTCGGACAGCGCCTCGGCCAGGCGCCGGGTGAACGCCTCGGGCGGCGGGCCGGGTGCCTCGTTGGTGTTGAGCCGCACGTCGACGTCGACCTGCGGCGAGTGGTAGCCCTCCAGGAGGGCGACGTCGTCCCGGGGTTCGATCACGACCCGGCCCCGCCCCGTATGCGGATCGACTCGGCGAGGGCGGGGAGGCCCTCGTAGTCGGCGAAGGCGACGACGTGGGGGCCGACCTCGGCCAGCCCCTCGGCTCCCAGCGACACGACGTGCACGTGCTTGCGGAAGTCGTCCACCCGCAGCGCACCGGCGAACCGGGCGGTGCCGAAGGTGGGCAGCACGTGGTTGGCGCCGGCCATGTAGTCGCCCACCGACGCCGGTGCCAGCGGCCCGCAGAACACCGCCCCGGCGTGGCGGACCAGCGGCAGCAGCGACTCGGCGTCGTCGACCAGCAGCTCCAGGTGCTCCGGGGCGATGGCGTTGGACACCGCCAGTGCCTGCTCGGGACCGTCGCACAGCACGGCGTAGCCGCCCTCGGCCAGCGTCGCCTCCAGCTGGCGGCGGCGGGGCGACTCGGGAACGAGGCGGGCGACCTCGGCCACAACGGCGTCGGCCACCGCTTCGTCCCAGGTCACCAGCCACGCCAGCCCGTCGGGGCCGTGCTCGGCCTGGAGGATCACGTCGATGGCGGCGTGCTCAGGAGGAGTGCTTGCGTCCGCGATCACCACCACCTCGGAGGGACCGGCGAACGCCGACGGCACCCCCACCAGGCCCTGACCGGCGACTTCACGCTTGGCCTGGGCCACCCGGGCGCTGCCAGGGCCGACGATCACGTCGACCGGGCGGATCGTCTCGGTCCCGAACGCCAGCGCCCCGATCACGGCCGGCCCGCCCACCCGCAGCACGCCCTCGATGCCCACGAGCGCCGCGGCCGCGAGCAGGCCCGGGTCGACGGTGCCGTCGGGTCGGGGCGACGTGGCCGCCACGATCGAACCGACGCCTGCCACCTTGGCCGGGATGGTGGTCATCAGCATGGTCGACACCAGCGGCGCCTCGGCGCTGGGCACGTAGCAGCCCACCCGGT from Acidimicrobiales bacterium carries:
- the hisD gene encoding histidinol dehydrogenase, with amino-acid sequence MLNRLDLRGSGSDDLVTRLPRPRAQTEPPVDEVRALLAEVRRDGDAALLRLTERYDGATLDSVWVPDDDLKAALEAIPAALRAALEVAHDNITAYHETQLGPEVVHRRGGIEIRELVRPVDRVGCYVPSAEAPLVSTMLMTTIPAKVAGVGSIVAATSPRPDGTVDPGLLAAAALVGIEGVLRVGGPAVIGALAFGTETIRPVDVIVGPGSARVAQAKREVAGQGLVGVPSAFAGPSEVVVIADASTPPEHAAIDVILQAEHGPDGLAWLVTWDEAVADAVVAEVARLVPESPRRRQLEATLAEGGYAVLCDGPEQALAVSNAIAPEHLELLVDDAESLLPLVRHAGAVFCGPLAPASVGDYMAGANHVLPTFGTARFAGALRVDDFRKHVHVVSLGAEGLAEVGPHVVAFADYEGLPALAESIRIRGGAGS